In Flavobacterium okayamense, a single window of DNA contains:
- the pyk gene encoding pyruvate kinase, which produces MPISKKTKIVATLGPASNEKSTMQAMIEAGVNVFRINFSHADYEDVKTRIQYIRELNEEFGYTTSILADLQGPKLRVGVMKEDVVVSKGDKITFTTAEDVLGTAERVYMNYKEFPKDVKAGERILLDDGKLIFEVVKTDKKTEVEAIVVQGGPLKSKKGVNLPNTKVSLPALTEKDIRDAIFAIENQVDWIALSFVRTPKDLEDLQDLIAKHTDHKIPIIAKIEKPEAVENIDKIVAFCDGLMVARGDLGVEMPAEAVPLIQKKLIHRAKTARIPVIVATQMMETMITSLTPTRAEVNDVANSVMDGADAVMLSGETSVGNYPVQVIQTMSRIVENVEHSPLIKVPLNAPHIRTKRFVTKSICYHAAIMADDIDAKAITTLTNSGYTAFQISAWRPKSHILVFTSNKRILTQLNLLWGVRAFYYNKFVSTDDTIDDLNQICIDKGYVSKGDMIVNLASMPIMKKGMVNTLRVSEIE; this is translated from the coding sequence ATGCCAATAAGCAAAAAAACTAAAATTGTTGCAACATTAGGACCTGCTAGTAATGAGAAAAGTACTATGCAAGCTATGATAGAAGCAGGTGTAAATGTATTTAGAATTAACTTTTCTCATGCTGATTATGAAGATGTAAAAACCCGAATTCAATACATTAGAGAATTAAATGAAGAATTTGGATACACAACATCTATTTTAGCTGATTTACAAGGTCCAAAATTACGCGTAGGTGTAATGAAAGAGGACGTTGTGGTTAGCAAAGGTGATAAAATTACATTTACAACTGCAGAAGATGTTTTAGGAACAGCTGAAAGAGTTTACATGAACTACAAGGAGTTTCCTAAAGATGTGAAAGCAGGAGAACGAATTTTACTAGACGATGGTAAACTAATATTTGAAGTTGTAAAAACTGATAAGAAAACTGAAGTTGAAGCAATTGTTGTTCAAGGAGGCCCTTTAAAATCAAAAAAAGGAGTTAACCTACCTAATACAAAAGTATCATTACCTGCATTAACAGAAAAAGACATACGTGATGCTATTTTTGCAATTGAAAATCAAGTAGACTGGATTGCTTTATCTTTTGTTCGTACACCAAAAGATTTAGAAGACTTACAAGATTTAATAGCAAAACACACAGATCATAAAATTCCAATCATTGCTAAAATTGAAAAACCTGAAGCGGTTGAAAACATAGATAAGATTGTTGCTTTTTGTGATGGTCTAATGGTTGCGCGTGGTGATTTAGGTGTAGAGATGCCTGCAGAAGCAGTTCCTTTAATTCAAAAGAAACTAATTCACAGGGCCAAAACTGCTCGTATTCCTGTAATTGTTGCCACACAAATGATGGAAACGATGATTACAAGTTTAACACCAACAAGAGCCGAAGTTAATGACGTCGCTAACTCTGTTATGGATGGTGCAGACGCTGTAATGCTTTCTGGAGAAACTTCTGTAGGAAATTATCCTGTTCAAGTTATCCAAACTATGTCGCGAATTGTAGAAAATGTTGAACATTCACCTTTAATTAAAGTACCGTTAAATGCTCCACATATTCGTACTAAACGTTTTGTAACAAAATCGATTTGTTATCATGCGGCAATTATGGCTGATGATATTGATGCTAAAGCAATTACAACTTTAACAAATTCTGGTTATACTGCATTTCAAATTTCAGCGTGGAGACCAAAATCTCACATCTTAGTTTTCACTTCGAATAAACGAATTTTAACACAGTTAAACTTGTTATGGGGAGTTCGTGCATTTTACTATAATAAATTTGTAAGTACTGACGATACTATTGATGATTTAAATCAAATATGTATAGATAAAGGTTATGTAAGTAAAGGAGATATGATTGTAAACCTTGCCTCTATGCCAATTATGAAAAAAGGAATGGTTAATACCTTAAGGGTATCAGAAATTGAATAG
- the dinB gene encoding DNA polymerase IV: MSQEEKQRKIIHIDMDAFYASVEQMDNPELKGKPLAVGGSEVRGVVSAASYEARKFGVKSAMSGAQAKRLCPDLIFVRPRFDRYKEISKKIRKIFLDYTDLVEPLSLDEAYLDVTENKKNLLSATLIAREIRKRIYDEVGLTASAGISVNKFVAKVASDYNKPNGQKTVNPDEVEEFLEKLDVKKFYGVGKVTAEKMYQLGIFTGYDLKQKPLEFLEKHFSNSGHYYYQICRGIHRSQVKPNRTLKSVGAERTFFENLTSEVFLEDKIISIANELEKRLQKSKVAGKTITLKLKYSDFTLQTRSKTLPYFIADKNLIIDVGKELLYQERLKNSVRLLGLSLHNLNTESKKEKEPIQKSISVQLKFEFKE, translated from the coding sequence ATGAGTCAGGAAGAAAAACAAAGAAAAATTATTCATATCGATATGGATGCCTTTTATGCGTCTGTAGAACAAATGGATAATCCTGAACTCAAAGGAAAACCTTTAGCTGTCGGTGGAAGCGAAGTTCGTGGTGTAGTTTCGGCTGCAAGTTACGAAGCTCGTAAATTTGGTGTAAAAAGTGCTATGAGTGGAGCTCAAGCGAAACGTTTATGTCCGGATTTAATTTTCGTTCGACCAAGATTTGATCGCTACAAAGAAATTTCAAAGAAAATTAGAAAGATATTTTTAGACTATACTGATTTAGTTGAACCGCTTTCTTTAGACGAAGCTTACTTAGATGTAACTGAAAATAAAAAGAATTTACTGAGCGCCACTTTAATTGCACGAGAAATTAGAAAACGCATTTATGATGAAGTTGGCTTAACTGCTTCAGCAGGAATTTCTGTGAATAAATTTGTTGCCAAAGTTGCTTCCGATTATAATAAACCAAACGGACAAAAAACTGTAAACCCTGATGAAGTTGAAGAGTTTTTGGAAAAACTAGATGTTAAAAAATTTTATGGTGTAGGTAAAGTCACTGCTGAAAAAATGTATCAATTAGGGATATTTACTGGATACGATTTAAAACAAAAGCCTCTTGAATTCTTAGAGAAGCATTTTAGCAATAGCGGACATTATTATTACCAAATTTGTCGCGGAATTCATAGAAGTCAGGTTAAACCAAATAGAACTTTGAAATCAGTTGGTGCTGAACGCACTTTCTTTGAAAACTTAACTTCGGAAGTGTTTTTGGAAGATAAGATTATAAGTATTGCTAACGAACTTGAAAAGCGTTTGCAAAAAAGTAAAGTTGCTGGAAAAACAATTACTTTAAAATTGAAATATTCCGATTTTACCTTACAAACGCGAAGTAAAACTTTACCTTATTTTATAGCTGACAAAAATTTAATTATTGATGTTGGGAAGGAATTATTATACCAAGAAAGATTAAAAAATTCCGTTCGATTGCTCGGACTTTCATTGCATAATTTGAACACAGAATCTAAAAAAGAGAAAGAACCAATACAGAAAAGCATTTCCGTTCAGTTGAAGTTTGAGTTTAAAGAATAA
- a CDS encoding CYTH domain-containing protein, with amino-acid sequence MIEIERKFLVNNNSFLDDFSRSNRIVQGYLSSHPERTVRVRIKGENGYLTIKGKSEGFSRYEWEKEIDIEEAEKLLQLCESGVIDKIRYDVIVGTHVYEVDVFYGENEGLVLAEIELQAEDETFEKPDWLGKEVTEDIRYYNSYLSKNPFKTW; translated from the coding sequence ATGATTGAAATTGAACGTAAATTTTTAGTCAACAACAATTCGTTTTTAGACGATTTTAGTCGCAGTAACAGAATTGTGCAAGGTTATTTGTCGTCTCATCCAGAAAGAACCGTTAGAGTACGAATAAAAGGCGAAAACGGCTATTTAACCATAAAGGGGAAAAGTGAAGGTTTTTCTCGCTACGAATGGGAAAAAGAAATCGATATTGAAGAAGCCGAAAAATTATTGCAATTATGTGAAAGCGGTGTAATTGATAAAATTCGTTACGATGTTATTGTAGGAACACATGTTTACGAGGTTGATGTTTTTTATGGTGAAAACGAAGGTTTGGTTTTAGCAGAAATTGAGTTACAAGCAGAAGATGAAACTTTTGAAAAACCAGATTGGTTAGGAAAAGAAGTGACAGAAGACATTCGCTATTATAATTCTTATTTGAGTAAAAATCCGTTTAAAACTTGGTAA
- a CDS encoding YciI family protein, protein MKYFFGILIIIFCFSCGSNTVIYPDKALEKKTNHETFSYKEGDTTYVMQKYFLVLLKKGPNRNQDEEETTEIQKKHMAHISWLAEQNFISIAGPSENHETVSGFLLFNTETMKQADSLAKLDPAVKAGRLEVETLPWWAAKGSKLK, encoded by the coding sequence ATGAAATACTTTTTTGGAATACTAATCATTATTTTTTGTTTTTCTTGCGGTTCTAACACTGTTATTTATCCTGATAAAGCTTTAGAAAAGAAAACGAATCACGAAACTTTTTCCTATAAAGAAGGCGATACAACTTATGTAATGCAAAAATACTTTTTGGTATTATTAAAAAAAGGTCCGAATAGAAATCAGGATGAAGAAGAGACAACTGAAATTCAAAAAAAGCATATGGCTCATATTTCTTGGTTAGCCGAACAAAATTTTATTAGTATCGCTGGACCTAGTGAAAATCATGAAACTGTTTCTGGGTTTTTACTTTTTAATACTGAAACCATGAAACAAGCGGATAGTTTAGCTAAATTAGATCCTGCGGTTAAAGCAGGTCGACTTGAAGTCGAAACTTTACCTTGGTGGGCTGCAAAGGGAAGTAAATTAAAATAA
- a CDS encoding septal ring lytic transglycosylase RlpA family protein yields MKKNITILTTFFVLFIIASSFIIFPNVRESLKATRFGYNSQSDSIRIDSISGKIVKLFKDSVHASYYHDKFNGRKTASGERFDNSKLTAAHKKLKFGTQVLVTNPVNNKSIIVRINDRGPFVKGREIDLSKKAFTAITHNSRRGFLEVKLEIVQDSL; encoded by the coding sequence ATGAAAAAAAATATAACAATACTAACCACTTTTTTTGTATTGTTTATCATTGCGAGTAGTTTTATAATTTTCCCTAACGTTAGAGAAAGTTTAAAAGCTACTCGTTTTGGTTATAATAGTCAATCTGACTCAATACGAATAGATTCAATTTCTGGAAAAATCGTTAAACTATTTAAAGATAGCGTTCATGCTTCTTATTATCACGATAAATTTAATGGCAGAAAAACAGCTTCAGGAGAACGGTTTGATAATTCTAAATTAACTGCAGCGCATAAAAAACTAAAATTTGGAACTCAAGTTTTAGTAACAAATCCTGTTAACAATAAGTCTATTATAGTAAGAATAAACGACCGTGGGCCATTTGTTAAAGGTCGTGAAATTGATTTATCAAAAAAAGCTTTTACAGCAATTACGCACAACTCTCGTAGAGGGTTTCTTGAAGTTAAGCTTGAAATCGTTCAGGATTCTCTTTAA
- the pgi gene encoding glucose-6-phosphate isomerase, which yields MKLNNQNPSGTLAWQKLREHFIEEMQSVKMQELFQNDATRAEKFSIEWNKFFVDYSKNKISEKTLDLLLSLANEMNLKEAIELYFSGAKINQTEDRAVLHTALRANKEDVVLVDGVNVIPEIYAVKDKIKAFSNNIISSSSKGFTGKPFTDVVNIGIGGSDLGPAMVVESLQFYKNHLNVHFVSNVDGDHVNEVIKKINPETTLFVIVSKTFTTQETLSNAQTIRSWFLQSAKQEDVAKHFVAVSTNIQKVTEFGIAENNIFPMWDWVGGRFSLWSAVGLSIALAVGFNNFDKLLFGANQMDTHFRNEKFENNIPVVLALLSIWYNNFFGAETEALIPYTQYLQKLAPYLQQGIMESNGKSVGRDGNITNYQTGTIIWGEPGTNSQHAFFQLIHQGTKLIPTDFIGFKNSLYQNKDHHDKLMSNFFAQTEALLMGKTEAQVKTEFEKKGISGEFADYLLPFKVFQGNKPTNTILIESLTPETLGSLIALYEHKIFVQGIIWNIFSYDQWGVELGKELANSILSDIESKEVKNHDSSTSNLIRRYLS from the coding sequence GAATGGAATAAATTCTTTGTAGACTATTCAAAAAATAAAATTTCTGAAAAAACACTTGATTTGCTTTTATCATTAGCAAATGAGATGAATTTAAAAGAAGCCATTGAATTGTATTTTTCAGGGGCTAAAATAAATCAAACTGAAGATAGAGCAGTACTTCACACAGCTTTACGAGCAAATAAAGAAGACGTAGTTTTGGTTGATGGTGTTAATGTTATACCTGAAATTTATGCTGTGAAAGATAAAATTAAAGCCTTTTCAAACAATATTATTTCTAGTTCGTCAAAAGGATTTACCGGAAAGCCATTTACAGATGTGGTTAATATTGGTATTGGTGGCTCAGATTTAGGCCCTGCAATGGTTGTGGAATCACTTCAATTTTACAAGAATCATTTAAATGTTCATTTCGTATCAAATGTAGATGGCGACCACGTAAATGAAGTAATAAAGAAAATAAATCCTGAAACGACACTTTTTGTAATTGTATCTAAAACATTTACAACACAAGAAACCTTGTCAAATGCTCAAACAATCAGAAGTTGGTTTTTACAATCGGCAAAACAAGAAGATGTAGCTAAACACTTTGTTGCTGTTTCAACAAATATTCAAAAAGTTACCGAATTTGGTATTGCTGAAAACAATATCTTTCCAATGTGGGATTGGGTTGGAGGAAGGTTTTCTTTATGGAGTGCAGTTGGTTTATCTATTGCATTAGCAGTTGGGTTTAATAATTTCGATAAATTACTTTTTGGGGCTAACCAAATGGATACTCATTTTAGAAATGAGAAGTTTGAAAATAACATTCCGGTTGTACTAGCTTTATTAAGTATTTGGTACAATAACTTTTTTGGAGCGGAAACAGAAGCTTTAATTCCTTATACACAATACTTACAAAAATTAGCACCTTATCTTCAACAAGGTATTATGGAGAGTAATGGTAAGAGTGTAGGTAGGGATGGAAATATTACAAATTATCAAACGGGTACAATTATTTGGGGAGAACCAGGAACAAATTCTCAACATGCATTTTTCCAATTAATTCATCAAGGCACAAAATTAATTCCTACCGACTTTATTGGATTTAAAAATTCTCTTTACCAAAATAAAGATCATCACGATAAGCTAATGTCAAACTTTTTTGCACAAACAGAAGCTTTATTGATGGGTAAAACAGAAGCTCAAGTTAAAACAGAATTTGAGAAGAAAGGTATTTCTGGCGAATTTGCTGACTATCTTTTACCTTTTAAAGTTTTCCAAGGAAATAAACCAACAAATACAATTCTAATCGAATCTTTAACACCAGAAACTTTAGGCTCATTAATTGCCTTATACGAACATAAGATTTTTGTACAAGGTATTATTTGGAACATCTTTAGTTATGACCAATGGGGAGTTGAACTTGGTAAAGAACTTGCAAATTCGATTCTAAGTGATATTGAATCTAAAGAAGTTAAAAACCATGATTCATCAACTTCTAATTTGATTAGAAGGTATCTTTCGTAA